A stretch of DNA from Candidatus Binatia bacterium:
CCTACTATGCATACGTCCTGGACGACGACCAGCGTTTGCTGGGAGTGCTTTCCTTCCGCGAACTGTTCGCAGCCGCCCCGAACGCCCGCGTGGCCGATTGCATGCGCACCGATGTGGTGACGATTTCCGAGGATCAAGACCAGGAAGCGGTAAGTCGCCTCTTCCAGCAGCACCACTTCCTGGCGTTGCCCGTCGTGGATCAAGAGGGCCGGATGAAAGGCGTCGTGACGATCGACGACATCGTGGACGTACTACAGGAGGAAGCGACCGAAGACATTCAAAAGATCGGCGGTAGCGAGGCGCTGGATGCCCCTTACTGGGAAACCGATTTCGTTTCCATGGTGCGCAAGCGCGGTATGTGGCTCGCCGCATTGTTTCTAGGGGAAATGCTGACGGCGACCGCAATGGGTTACTTTGAAGAAGAAATTGCGCGGGCCGTGGTGCTAGCTCTGTTCGTGCCTTTGATTATCAGCAGTGGCGGCAACTCGGGCTCGCAAGCGTCCACGCTCGTCATTCGCGCGATGGCGTTGGGCGAGGTTCGGCTCCGCGACTGGCTTCGTGTGATGGCGCGTGAGCTTGCGTCGGGTCTGGCTCTGGGAGCAATTTTGGCCTCGATTGGCCTTTTACGAATCACCATTTGGCAGTGGGTGTTCGGGGTCTACGGGGATCATTGGGGTTTGATTGCACTCACCGTAGGCTTGAGCCTCATAGGCGTGGTGACGTGGGGTACCTTGATGGGTTCGATGCTGCCGTTCATTTTGCGCGCGCTGGGGTTCGACCCGGCAAGCGCATCTGCTCCCTTTGTCGCCACGCTCGTGGACGTGACCGGACTAATCATTTACTTCACGATTGCCAGCGTAGTCCTCCGCGGAACCTTGCTGTGACTGGCGCCTGTGCTTTCTGTGTCACTTGTGGCCGTATGCCGAGCAGAATGTAGAGACGTAGGCGAGGACTTTGCCCGGGCAGGATTCCGCTCGGTGTTCTTCCGCCTTGTGCCCTTGCCTGCGCAGTGCCCTCGGCGCGATTCGAACGCGCGACCCCAGGATTAGGAATCCTGTGCTCTATCCTGCTGAGCTACGAGGGCGACATGCTGGTAGCCCATAACACAAGAGGACGGATATCCGTCAACTGCTCGGCGAGCGCTGTCCGATCGACGCGATCGGTTGTTGGGTTTGCGCGCGGGGTGTTGACCTGGGGCCACGATTCTCGCCATGCTGATCTACCATGTGCGGCGGAGCAGCGTATCGGAGGCGGGAGCAGGCCGGCAGGCCGAGCTCGTTCGCGCAGCAGCGCGGATCTGCACGGCTCGAGCAGCGGGGGCCCATTGTCGGTCTAGCCTTTACATTGGCGCTTTGCGTCGGTTCCGTTGCGGCGGGGGCGACGTTCACGGTGAACTCGGTATTGGATCTTCCCGATGCCGCACCGGGTGATCGCGTTTGCTCTGCCGGAACGCCCGATGTCTGCACGTTACGTGCTGCTGTGCAGGAAGCCAATGCTACGTCTGAGGAAGACGTGATTCGTGTTCCGAGCCTCCAGCCGCGTTTCCGGCTGACGCTTCACGGCTCGGACGGGGAGGACGCCACACGCGGGGATTTGGATATCTTGGGCAACATTGTCTTGGAGGGGATCGGACCAGGGGTTGCGCTCATCGATGGGGACCGCGCGGATCGCATCTTCGATGTTTTCGATTCCGCACAGGTGACCATACGCAATCTCGTATTGCAGCAGGGGCAGGTCGAGGCTGCCGGGGG
This window harbors:
- the mgtE gene encoding magnesium transporter MgtE yields the protein MAPGISDPQKVSSEAAVRSDLAVELAGEELDAKELLAAWPILSPEDRRHAFALLPRPEAEDLFLALPTRDQAELILSLPLAERRSWIRLLPPDDAADLIQHVPREEREVLLGLLDEATRSQVSGLLAYAEDAAGGLMNPHYARLRPDMTVTEAITYLRKYAAEHRDTTYYAYVLDDDQRLLGVLSFRELFAAAPNARVADCMRTDVVTISEDQDQEAVSRLFQQHHFLALPVVDQEGRMKGVVTIDDIVDVLQEEATEDIQKIGGSEALDAPYWETDFVSMVRKRGMWLAALFLGEMLTATAMGYFEEEIARAVVLALFVPLIISSGGNSGSQASTLVIRAMALGEVRLRDWLRVMARELASGLALGAILASIGLLRITIWQWVFGVYGDHWGLIALTVGLSLIGVVTWGTLMGSMLPFILRALGFDPASASAPFVATLVDVTGLIIYFTIASVVLRGTLL